In the genome of Pirellulales bacterium, the window TGGATGAGCGAGACGATGGACTTGGGCAAGGAGAAGAATTTTTTCGAGACGCGCGTCACCGAATATCAATCGGCATCCGCCCTGCGCTGGGAGTGACGCACGTCGAGCTCGTGTTGGCTGCATGGGGAGCCGTGGACAAAGCACTAGCTATCGCTTGGGCACTTGCGAAAAACCTTAGCGACTGCTAGCCTTGTTCATTGTGCTTTGTTAGCTGCGGGAAACGGAAGCCGGTGAGAATCCGGCGCAGACGCGCTACTGTAAGCGGGATGCCAATCGAGGTTCGTCACTGAGCACGACGCTGCTTGGGAAGACGAAGCACACGAGAAGCCCGCAAGCCAGGAGACGCCCCGCAGCGAGATCCGTGTCAGCCTCGCGAAATGGGCTTCGAACGGCATCCGTTGCGCTGGCGTTCTTGTCTGCCGCCGCACGGAGCTTGCCTTTCGTCGACATCTGCCCGTGAGGCCAGGTGCCTATTGTTTCCCCGCGAATTGGGAAACCGAAAGGAAGACAACATGTTGACCCACACGCTGGGATTTCCGCGCGTCGGATTGCGTCGCGAGCTGAAAAAAACGCTCGAGTCGTATTGGAAGGGAGAAGTCAAGGAATCGATCCTGTTGGCGTGTGCCCGCAACTTACGGCTCCGCCACTGGGAACTGCAAAAGAAGCAGGGCATCGATCTGATTCCGGTCAATGACTTCTCATTGTACGACCACGTGCTGGATACGACCGTCATGCTCGGCGCCGTGCCCGAGCGATTCGGGAGCCATCACGAGCACGTTGATCTGGCAACTTACTTTCGCATGGCGCGCGGTGAAGGTTCGATCGCCGCACTGGAAATGAGCAAATGGTTCGACACCAACTACCACTACCTCGTGCCGGAATTCTCTCCCAAGCAACGCTTTCGAGTTTCGTCGACGAAGCTGATCGACGAAGTGCGTGAGGCCGTGGGGCTGGGCATCCGTCCCAAGCCCGTGCTTCTCGGACCGGTCACATACTTGAAACTTGGCAAGTCTACGGTCGAGGGATTCGACCGCTTCGAGCACCTCGACGCGATCCTGTCCGTCTACGAAACCGTACTTCGCGAGTTGCAGGGAGCTATCGAGTGGCTGCAGATCGACGAACCCGCGCTGGTTCTCGATCTCACCGACGGCGAGAAGGCCGCCTACCGACACGCCTTTGAACGACTGAACAAAGCGGCAGGCACAACCAAGATCATTCTGGCCACCTATTTCGAGTCGCTGCGCGAGAACGCCGCATTGGCTGCCTCGCTCGCAACGGCTGCGGTGCACGTTGACCTGGTGCGCGGCCCCGAACAAATAAGCCAAATCGCGCCTCGTCTCGGCGCCAGTCAAAAATTGTCACTGGGCCTGGTCGATGGGCGCAATATCTGGCGAGTCGATGCCGACGCGGCGTGGTCCGCCATCGAAGCCGCCAAGATCGCCTTGGGTTCCGAGCGCCTCATGCTCGGGACGTCGTGTTCGCTGCTGCATGTTCCGACCGATCTCGATGCCGAGGAGGGGCTCGACCCCGAAGTTCGATCTTGGATGTCGTTCGCCAAGCAGAAATGCGAGGAGCTGCGTCTGTTGGCAGATGTCGCCGACGGGCGGAAGGCCCTGGCCGCGCTCGACGAGAACCGGGCGATTCAGCAGGCACGTCGATCGAGTCTGCGCGCAGTGAACCCGGCAGTGCGCGCACGCCTCGAAAGTATTACGGACCAGATGAGCGCCAGGAAGACGACTCATGCCGAGCGTAAACGCTTGCAACAAGAGCGGCTTCACCTTCCGCTGTTGCCGACGACGACGATCGGCTCGTTTCCACAGACGGCTGAGGTCCGCAAAGCGCGTCTCGAATTCAAGCGCGGGCAAATGGATCGCCAGGCGTACGTCCAGGCAATGGAGTCGTTCATTCGAGACTCGGTCGAACATCAGCACGCGCTGGGGCTCGACGTGCTCGTGCATGGCGAAGCCGAACGCAACGACATGGTCGAGTATTTCGGCGAGCAACTCGACGGCTTCTGCTTCACGCAGAACGGCTGGGTCCAGAGCTATGGAAGCCGCTGCGTGAAGCCGCCGATCATTTTCGGCGACGTATCGCGGCCCAAGCCGATGACGGTCGAGTGGGCCAAGTATGCACAGTCCCTCACCGACAAGCCGATGAAAGGCATGCTCACCGGCCCTGTGACGATCCTATGCTGGAGTTTTGTGCGAGACGACCAACCACGCAGCGATACGTGCAAGCAGATCGCGCTGGCGATTCGCGACGAAGTGCAGGACCTGGAGCAGGCCGGCATTGCCATTATTCAGGTCGATGAAGCCGCGCTGCGCGAAGGCCTACCGCTGCGGCGAGCGGATTGGAACGAGTACCTGGAATGGGCGGTCTATTGCTTTCGGCTGAGCACCAGCGGCATCCGCGACGAGACGCAGTTGCACACGCACATGTGCTACAGCGAGTTCAACGACATCGTCCAGTGGATCGCGAAGATGGATGCCGACGTCGTCAGCATCGAAGCCAGCCGCAGTAAGATGGAACTGCTCAAGGCGTTTCGACAGTTTGATTATCCCAACGATATTGGCCCGGGCATTTACGACATCCACAGCCCGCGCGTGCCAAGCACCGGCGAAATGACGGAACTTCTGCAGCAGGCTTTGGACGTGATCCCGGACGAGCGGCTATGGGTGAACCCCGATTGCGGCCTGAAAACGCGCGGCTGGCCGGAGGTTCTCGAATCGCTGCGTAACATGGTGGACGCAGCCCAGGCACAGCGCGAGGTCGTTACGGCCTGAACCGCGCGGCCCTGGTCGGTGGAACTGGCCGGAAAGTTGAGCCCATTTCAACTTTTGGAACGGAAGCATGACTCCCGAATCGAACTGCTGGCTGCGAAGGCTCGGATTCTATGTGTGGTACGTGCCTGGAATTTCGCGAGCCTGGCGACTGGATTTTGCCAGCCGCGATCATTTGCTTGTGACCGACGTTGGAGGCTACGACCTGCCCGGCACGGGCGGACCCTATGCGAGCATTCTGGTTTTGTCGACGGGCGCGGCGACCGAATTGCACTCATGCTTGAACGGCACAATCGAATTGGTCGATTGGGTTGAAAGGACAATTCAGCTTTACATTCCGCGATCAAGACAAGTCGATCGCGCGATGGACACGATGCGCTCATTTCGGCGAGCGGAGGAGCGGCGGTCGCAGTTGCGATGGCTTCTTTCCCGTCGCTGATCCGGCTCGCGAGGCATTCGTGAAGTCACGCGACTCCGCATTTGCCGCTACCTCCTGCGCCCCGGCGCAAGATCGGCCAGATTGTAGCGGCGAATCTTGCGGTCGAGTGTCGAGCGCTCGATGCCGAGCAAGCTGGCAGTCTGGCTCTTGTTCCAGCCGGTGGCCTGGAGCGTTGCCAGGATATGCCGGCGCTCCATCTCTTCCAACGATAAAGCCTGGAACTCGACGGTCTGCGCCGCCGGGTCGACTTCGCCGGCCGGCAGCTTCGAGAGCATCAGGTTTTCCTGGTCGATCAACTCGCCGCGGGCCAGCACGACGGCCCGCTCGATGACGTTCTTCAGCTCGCGCACATTTCCCGGCCAGCGATATCGCGACAACTGCTCCATCGCCCCGGGCGTGAAGCCGCGAATGCGGCGGCCGGTTTCGTGCGTGAACTTGCGGAGAAAGTAGCGGGCCAGCTCGGCAATATCGTCGGGCCGCTCGCGCAGCGGCGGCACCACGATCTCGAGCACGTGCAGCCGGAAGTACAAATCGCGGCGAAACAGCCCGTCGCCGACGGCCTTTTCCAGATCGCGGTTGGTGGCGGCGATTACTCGCACGTCCACCTTCACCGGCTCGGTGCCGCCGACGCGCTCGAACGGATGGCCTTCGAGCACCCGCAAG includes:
- the metE gene encoding 5-methyltetrahydropteroyltriglutamate--homocysteine S-methyltransferase, yielding MLTHTLGFPRVGLRRELKKTLESYWKGEVKESILLACARNLRLRHWELQKKQGIDLIPVNDFSLYDHVLDTTVMLGAVPERFGSHHEHVDLATYFRMARGEGSIAALEMSKWFDTNYHYLVPEFSPKQRFRVSSTKLIDEVREAVGLGIRPKPVLLGPVTYLKLGKSTVEGFDRFEHLDAILSVYETVLRELQGAIEWLQIDEPALVLDLTDGEKAAYRHAFERLNKAAGTTKIILATYFESLRENAALAASLATAAVHVDLVRGPEQISQIAPRLGASQKLSLGLVDGRNIWRVDADAAWSAIEAAKIALGSERLMLGTSCSLLHVPTDLDAEEGLDPEVRSWMSFAKQKCEELRLLADVADGRKALAALDENRAIQQARRSSLRAVNPAVRARLESITDQMSARKTTHAERKRLQQERLHLPLLPTTTIGSFPQTAEVRKARLEFKRGQMDRQAYVQAMESFIRDSVEHQHALGLDVLVHGEAERNDMVEYFGEQLDGFCFTQNGWVQSYGSRCVKPPIIFGDVSRPKPMTVEWAKYAQSLTDKPMKGMLTGPVTILCWSFVRDDQPRSDTCKQIALAIRDEVQDLEQAGIAIIQVDEAALREGLPLRRADWNEYLEWAVYCFRLSTSGIRDETQLHTHMCYSEFNDIVQWIAKMDADVVSIEASRSKMELLKAFRQFDYPNDIGPGIYDIHSPRVPSTGEMTELLQQALDVIPDERLWVNPDCGLKTRGWPEVLESLRNMVDAAQAQREVVTA
- a CDS encoding sigma 54-interacting transcriptional regulator, with protein sequence LRVLEGHPFERVGGTEPVKVDVRVIAATNRDLEKAVGDGLFRRDLYFRLHVLEIVVPPLRERPDDIAELARYFLRKFTHETGRRIRGFTPGAMEQLSRYRWPGNVRELKNVIERAVVLARGELIDQENLMLSKLPAGEVDPAAQTVEFQALSLEEMERRHILATLQATGWNKSQTASLLGIERSTLDRKIRRYNLADLAPGRRR